The region GGGGTGCTCCAGGGGTCCCTGGGGTCACTCTGGGGTGCTCCAGGGGTCCCTGGGGTCACTTTGGGGGCCTTTGGGGTGCTCCAGGGCCCCCCCTTGGCTCACTCTGGGGCCTTTGGGGTGCTCCAGGGGGTCCCTGGGGTCACTCGGGGGTGCTCCAGGGGGTCCCTGGGGTCACTCGGGGGGATTTGGGGTGCTCCAGGGCCCCCCCTTGGCTCACTCTGGGGCCTTTGGGGTGCTCCAGGGGTCCCTGGGGTCACTCTGGGGTGCTCCAGGGGTCCCTGGGGTCACTTTGGGGGCCTTTGGGGTGCTCCAGGGCCCCCCCTTGGCTCACTCTGGGGCCTTTGGGGTGCTCCAGGGGTCCCTGGGGTCACTCTGGGGTGCTCCAGGGGTCCCTGGGGTCACTTTGGGGGCCTTTGGGGTGCTCCAGCCCCCCCTTGGGTCACTGCGGGGGGTTGGGGTGCTctgggggggtcctggggtCACTCTGGGGGATCCGGGGGTGACGGGGGCTGGGCTCGGGGCGCTCCGGGGCTGTttgggggggtcctggggtgCTGCAGACACCGCAGGGTGCGGGGGGGGGTCCTTGGGCTGCCCCCACGtgcgccccgcccccccgccttTAGCCGCCGCGTCTCGTTTGGGGCAATAAAGCACGTTTTTAGCTCTGGCGCCTggtgtttgtttatttggggggggggagtgggcGGGGCTTGGAGCGCGGTGGGCGGGGAAGGAGGTGGGGCCTGGGCGGGCAGTGGGCGGGGCCCGACGGCGCCGTGGGCGGGGCCGCAGGCGGGTGGGTGGAAcctgtgtgtgggggggggaggggaggttgGGGAAGTGGGCGGGGCGCGGGTAGGCGGGGCCTGGGAGCGCCGTTGGGCGGGGCAGGAGGCGGATGGGCGGGGTCTGGGCACGCCGGGGCGGAGCCGGGACGGGTGGGCGGGGCCTGGGTCCGCCgtgggcggggccggggcgcggagcggcgcttcctggcggggccgcgggcgcgccgggggcggagccgggggcggagccgggccggggtgggcggggccggcggcgcggcgcttcctggcgggggcggggccgggggcggagccgggggcgggtgggcggggccggggcgcggcgcggcgcttcctggcggggccgcgggccgggggcggggccgggggcggagccgggggcgggtgggcggggccggggcgcggcgcggcgcttcCTGGCggagccgcgggccgggggcggggccgggggcggagccgggggcgggtgggcggggccggggcgcggcgcggcgcttcCTGGCggagccgcgggccgggggcggagccgggggcggagccgggggcggagccgggccggggtgggcggggccggcggcgcggcgttTCctggcggggccgcgggccgggggcggggccggaggcggggccgggggcgggtgggcggggccggggcgcggcgcggcgcttcctggcggggccgcgggccgggggcggggccgggggcggagccggggg is a window of Rhea pennata isolate bPtePen1 unplaced genomic scaffold, bPtePen1.pri scaffold_202, whole genome shotgun sequence DNA encoding:
- the LOC134154294 gene encoding collagen alpha-2(I) chain-like: FGVLQGSLGSLGGIWGAPGGVLGSLWGPLGCSRAPPWLTLGPLGCSRGPWGHSGGFGVLQGGSLGHSGGLWGAPGVPGVTLGCSRGPWGHFGGLWGAPGPPLGSLWGLWGAPGVPGVTLGCSRGPWGHFGGLWGAPGPPLGSLWGLWGAPGVPGVTLGCSRGPWGHFGGLWGAPGPPLGSLWGLWGAPGGPWGHSGVLQGVPGVTRGDLGCSRAPPWLTLGPLGCSRGPWGHSGVLQGSLGSLWGPLGCSRAPPWLTLGPLGCSRGPWGHSGVLQGSLGSLWGPLGCSSPPLGHCGGLGCSGGVLGSLWGIRG